In Bacillus sp. S3, the sequence AACTAAAATCACGTGGTCTTCAATCCCCAAAGCTAGTCATTTCAGATGCTCACCAGGGGCTTCAAAAAGCGATTCAACGTGAATTTATTGGGACTAGCTGGCAAAGGTGTAACGTCCATTTTAAACGTAATATCATAGAAAGGCTTCCAAAAAAGGACTCAGCGGAAATACGTATGATGATTAAGCGTATTTTTGATGCAGTCACAATTGAGGATATGCGGAATTTTAAAGGTGAACTGATGAGTCAGTTTGGGGACAATCTTAAATACGAACAAGCTCTGAAAATATTAGATGATGGTTTCGAAGATACCATACAATATATGGAATTCCAAGAAGATATCCGTTGTCATATCCGTAGTACAAATTCTCTTGAGCGATTAAATCAGGAAGTCCGAAGAAGAGAAAAGGTAATTCGAATTTACCCTAATACACAATCTGCTTTTCGTTTAGTAGGAGCTGTTTTAATGCACTATCAAGAAACCAATTATTCGAAGCAGAAATCTATTAAAAGGTAGATGTTTAATTTTCAACGTACTTCCAATTATGGATTATTCCATATCCAGTCAAGGGTATCAAAGGAAAAACCGCCTTTGACACCCTTGACTGGATATGGAGATTGAAACCCATGGAAGTAACGCTCGAAAAATGTTAAGGGGATAAGTGGCTGATCATATATATTTGACATAACAAAATTTGGTTAAAAACATTGTTTAGCAAATTTACACAAAATCAAGGACTTGACTAGTAGATTTTGATAAATTATGCAAAATGACTGAAAGGTTGGTCTTTAGATGAAAAAAATACCTGTTATCATGATGAGCCTGATCCTCGTTTTAATTGCTGGATGTGGGACAGCAAAAAACATAAATGTAAAACTTTCGACACCCAAAACGTTTACACCGGGAAAACCAATTGTGATGCAATTTACCATTAAAGATGGGGAAGGAAATCCAGTCGAAGATGCTAACATAACAGCTAATTTGAATATGAAAAATATGGATCATGGAACTATTCCGGTTTCTGCTGAAGACATTGGCGAAGGGAAATATGTTGGAACGGCTGATTTGCCAATGAATGGCGACTGGATTGCAGCAATCAGTGTCGAGCATGATGGTAAAAAATTTGAGGAGGAGAAACAGTTTTCAGTAGAAGTAAAAACAGCCGAAAATGCTCATAAAGTGACAAAGGATGTTAGCCTTCCAGATTTCAACCTAGTGGATGAAAATGGCGGTCCAGTGACGAAACAAGATCTGTTTGGAAAAACAGTGGTCATGACTTTTACTTACGTAAACTGCATCGACCCGAATGCCTGCCCGATTTTATTAGGCAATTTTAGTAACCTGCAGCATGATATCAAAGCGAAGGGGAATAATCCAAGGAATCTATTACTTGTTTCTGTTTCGCTTGACCCGGAAAAGGATACCCCTGAAGCAATGAAAGAACATGCAGAGAAAATGAATTTTGATCTGTCTTATTTAAAAATGCTGACGGGAGAGATGGGGGAAATTCAAAAGTTGACCGCTACGCTCGGTGTATATTTTGAAAAAAAAGGCACAGAAGTATTACATGACAACAAAACCTTTATATTTAATCAGGACGGAAAGCTAACCCATGAATTCACAGGCAGCTATATGGATAGGGATGAATTGCTGCAGGTTGTTACAAGTGAAAAATAAGAAAAAGACCGCCTAAATAAAATGCGGTCTTTTTACAATGGAAAAAATTGTACCAGAAACCCTGTGTTTGATATACTTTTATCATAAATAAAAGAATAAGAGGTATATACTTTGAGAAAGTCAAAATTACAATTCTGGCTCATACAAATTTTACTGATCTTTACCATCATTTTTGTTTCAACAAAAATATCCTTTTTGTTCGCACCAATTGGCGTCTTTTTCTCAACTATTTTCTTCCCGATTTTAATTACCGGCTTTTTATTTTTTATGTTGAATCCAATTGTGAATTTTCTCGAACGGCAAAAAGTCCCAAGAATCGTGGCCATCCTGATTATATACGTTGTTTTTGCCGGAATCCTCGTACTTGCCATTGGGAATTTGGTACCGGTCATTACTAAGCAGGTAACGGCACTTGCAAATGAAATCCCAGTCTATGCTGACAAGACAATGAAATTTGTTGATAATTTGGCGCATTCGTCGGAATTCAAACGATTCATGACCCAGCAAAGCGACTTAATTGAATCAATCCAAAAAAGGCTGATGGAGTTTGGCAACACACTACCCAACAGGATTACAGGGGCGATTGGCAATATAGTTGGCATTATCGCTAATATTGCGATTATCCTGGTCACGGTCCCGTTTTTATTATTTTACATGTTCAAGGACGGGCACAAATTCCCGTTAGCAGTAGGGAAGTTTATTCCACATGAGTACCGGGAGGAAGGACACTCAATCTTAAAAGAAACAGGCGAGACCCTTTCCGCCTATATTCAAGGACAGGTAACCGTGGCTTTGGCTGTGGGAACACTGGCATTCATTGGCTACTTAATTATTGATATGCCATTTGCGCTCGTGTTAGCTCTGACTGTGGCCTTCACTAACATCATTCCCTACGTCGGCCCAATCATAGGCGGTGCGCCCGCGGTCTTGATCGCACTCTTCGATTCCCCGACGAAAGCGTTGCTGGTTGTACTTGTCATTGCCATTGCCCAGCAAATTGAAGGAAATGTTTTATCACCGATGATACTAGGCAAGTCCTTGGATACACATCCGGCAACCATTATCATCATTTTGCTGGCAGCTGGAAACCTTGCCGGCGTTCTCGGAATGATCTTAGCCGTCCCGACCTATGCCGTAACGAAAACCATTGTTTTAAATGTGGTGAAGTTCTTACGTGCTAGGAAAAGGGCGGGTAGTACAGTGGAGGAAACATAGTAGAAAAAGTAATACGTATCCTAGGGTGAGGATAATGATAGGTGGAGGAGATACAGGTGGATACGAATCAAAATGTCAGGGTTGCCGTAATTCAAGCTGCATCCGTTATTATGGAACGCGATGCGTCGATTGAAAAAGCTGTTAGCCTAATAAAACAAGCAGGTGAAAAGGGCGCCAAAATCGTTGTTTTTCCGGAAGCTTTTATCCCCGCCTATCCAAGAGGATTATCCTTTGGAACCATAATCGGTAGCCGTACGGAAAATGGGAGGAAGGATTGGTACCGATATTGGGAGAACTCGATCCCTGTACCTGGTGAAGCGACGGAACAACTTGGAGCGGCCGCACGTGAAGCAGGCGTTTACCTTATCATGGGTGTTATCGAGCGTGATAGTGAATTTAGTGGTGGTACACTTTATTGTTCTGTGATTTTTATCGGACCTGATGGAACTCTTTTAGGAAAACATCGAAAGTTAAAACCAACAGCAGCAGAACGGATTGTTTGGGGTGAGGGAGATGGCAGTACGCTGCCTGTGTTTGATACCCCCTATGGAAAAATTGGAGCATTGATTTGCTGGGAAAACTATATGCCTTTAGCCAGGGCAGCCATGTATGCGCAAGGGGTTCAGCTTTATATTGCACCTACTGCAGATGCGAGAGAGTCATGGCAGTCGACCATTCGTCACATTGCCATGGAAGGAAGATGCTTTGTGTTGTCCTCCAATCAATATGTAACGAAGGACATGTATCCAATGGATTTAGCTTGTTATAATGACCTTGACTCCGCTCCCGATGTGATGTGTAACGGTGGCAGTGCGATCGTTGGACCACTTGGTGAGTATGTTGCGGAGCCTGTTTGGGGAAAAGAAGAAATCATCATTGCCGACCTTGATATGAAACAGATAGCTTATAGCCAATTTGACTTTGATCCAGTCGGTCACTATTCAAGGCCGGATGTTTTTAAATTGTTGGTAAACAAGGAAAAGCAGGAGAGCGCCATCCAGATGAAATAATAATATAAAGCCGTGTTCTTTTTATAGGATTCCGGCTTTTGATTGACCTTAATAGAGGGAAGGGCATAGATGTTTTGCGAAATATTTAGCGGGTATTGATAATCTCGACCACCCGACCGAACAGAAGAAATTTTGGCGTAGGTTGCTACAAAATTCCCAAATCTGGAACCGAAATTCTGGTGAAATACACCGATGATTTCCGATCATGGCACCTTTTCATCGGCTTTTCCACAGCGAAGCAGCATTTGAACAAACCTGCTCCCAACCAAATCAGTCTAAAAAAAGCCACCACGGTCCCAGCTCGCGGCTAATTAAAGAAACAAAAGGATGAAATCGCAAAAGCGACTCCACTCCAAAAACCTATTTTGAATAAGAAGGTTTAAGCTGTAACGCCTTCACTTTCAATTTTGACAACTTATTATCAAGGTCCGGCAACTCACCACCAAGCCCTTGCAATTCACCGCCAACAAAATTCCCCAGTTCATTGCCGATCTCTTGCAGAAGCTCGCCCCAAATGATCATAAAACCCCCGGATTCCGTATCATAGTAGATGTACCAGTTTTCCGTGGATACGTCCTGTTTTTCGCTGAGTGCCTTGTCCACATCAGCTCTTAACTCGTCGGCCGTTCCCTGGAGGCCAAGCGCAATGACTACGTCAACAGCCAAATCCTTTTGAGGCTTCTGGAAAGTGGCTAACCCCTTTGGTGTTGCAACGGATGTGATGGTCTCCTCGTCGTTGCCGAAAAAGTACATGTAGAAATTGTTCAGATAATCGTATAGAGGGATGCAGTAGACCCCGTACTGGCTGGCAATCTCATTCAATTTTTCAATATAAGGGTCATTGAAAATTAAACCGCCGTCCGGGCCAAGCTCTTTCCCATCGATTGTTGTGTTAACCGCCATCGCACCACTCGGGTAGAAGTAATACACTTGATAGCCAATGAATTGCCAGCCCGTCAACATCGCTCCGGAATCCTCATTCAAGTAATATGTGGTGTTCCCTAGATGCAGCCAGCCTTTATGCATTGCACCTGACGTGCTCAAGTAATACCAGGTGCTGCCCGAAGTAAGCCAGCCCGTCTTCATGACGCCTTTTGAATCAAGGTAATACCAATTCCCCCTGTTCAATAGCCAGCCTTTCTTAGGACCGTTTGTGTCATAGTAGTACCACTTGCCTTCATGCTTGATCCAGCCAGTTTTCATCGCCCCAGTTGATTCAAAAAAATAAGTGACACCGCTAACGGTCCATGGCGCCGACCGCATCGCGCCGCTTGCTTCAAGGTAGTACCATTTGCCCTTATCCTTTAGCCAGCCGGTTTTCATCGCGCCGCTCATGTCAAGGAAATACCAGGTGCCCTTGTCCAAAGCCCAGCCTGTCTTCATCTCACCGCTCGGCGATAGGAGGTACCAGCGGCCGTTCCATTTCAGCCAGCCGGTTTGCATAACACCCTTCCCGTCAAGGTAATACCAGTCTTTCAAATAATGCAGCCAGCCCTTGTGAGGCGTTTTGAAGCCTGGTTGATAGTAATACCATTTGCCACCGCTTGCCTTCCAACCCTTGACCGTTTTCAGGAACGAATCATAGTATTGCTTCGAAATACCGCACGGCACACCATTCTTGTCGGGATCAAGGTTGTACGGGTCATTCGTCGCACTGAAGCCATTTGTGTACCAGAACACCAGCGGATCAGTTGGATGGGAAAATCTGTCACAGGGATGCATGCCGCCGTTAGCGGCCGAAGCCTGCGAGTGAACTCCCCAGATAAAAAATAACGCAAAAAACGCAGAAATTAGGTACTTTTTCATAGTGGCCCCTTAAATTTTTGTCTATTATTATCTAAATATACAATATTTTCAAATAGAAAGATAGAGAAGGCTGGATCTTATTTGTGGAGGAATTAAAAAGGTTCACAAAATTTTCTTTAAATCGAATTGGAAATCAATTTAAAATGTTACGGCCATCTAGAAATTTCAAAACAGTCCTCGAATCTTGACAAAAGCTATAATAGACCAACTTATGAGCAAAACATAGCAGATGTTTTAACTTTTTCAAACAATTTCTATGGTTATTTGGT encodes:
- a CDS encoding SCO family protein, yielding MKKIPVIMMSLILVLIAGCGTAKNINVKLSTPKTFTPGKPIVMQFTIKDGEGNPVEDANITANLNMKNMDHGTIPVSAEDIGEGKYVGTADLPMNGDWIAAISVEHDGKKFEEEKQFSVEVKTAENAHKVTKDVSLPDFNLVDENGGPVTKQDLFGKTVVMTFTYVNCIDPNACPILLGNFSNLQHDIKAKGNNPRNLLLVSVSLDPEKDTPEAMKEHAEKMNFDLSYLKMLTGEMGEIQKLTATLGVYFEKKGTEVLHDNKTFIFNQDGKLTHEFTGSYMDRDELLQVVTSEK
- a CDS encoding AI-2E family transporter: MRKSKLQFWLIQILLIFTIIFVSTKISFLFAPIGVFFSTIFFPILITGFLFFMLNPIVNFLERQKVPRIVAILIIYVVFAGILVLAIGNLVPVITKQVTALANEIPVYADKTMKFVDNLAHSSEFKRFMTQQSDLIESIQKRLMEFGNTLPNRITGAIGNIVGIIANIAIILVTVPFLLFYMFKDGHKFPLAVGKFIPHEYREEGHSILKETGETLSAYIQGQVTVALAVGTLAFIGYLIIDMPFALVLALTVAFTNIIPYVGPIIGGAPAVLIALFDSPTKALLVVLVIAIAQQIEGNVLSPMILGKSLDTHPATIIIILLAAGNLAGVLGMILAVPTYAVTKTIVLNVVKFLRARKRAGSTVEET
- a CDS encoding carbon-nitrogen hydrolase family protein, with amino-acid sequence MDTNQNVRVAVIQAASVIMERDASIEKAVSLIKQAGEKGAKIVVFPEAFIPAYPRGLSFGTIIGSRTENGRKDWYRYWENSIPVPGEATEQLGAAAREAGVYLIMGVIERDSEFSGGTLYCSVIFIGPDGTLLGKHRKLKPTAAERIVWGEGDGSTLPVFDTPYGKIGALICWENYMPLARAAMYAQGVQLYIAPTADARESWQSTIRHIAMEGRCFVLSSNQYVTKDMYPMDLACYNDLDSAPDVMCNGGSAIVGPLGEYVAEPVWGKEEIIIADLDMKQIAYSQFDFDPVGHYSRPDVFKLLVNKEKQESAIQMK
- a CDS encoding N-acetylmuramoyl-L-alanine amidase family protein, yielding MKKYLISAFFALFFIWGVHSQASAANGGMHPCDRFSHPTDPLVFWYTNGFSATNDPYNLDPDKNGVPCGISKQYYDSFLKTVKGWKASGGKWYYYQPGFKTPHKGWLHYLKDWYYLDGKGVMQTGWLKWNGRWYLLSPSGEMKTGWALDKGTWYFLDMSGAMKTGWLKDKGKWYYLEASGAMRSAPWTVSGVTYFFESTGAMKTGWIKHEGKWYYYDTNGPKKGWLLNRGNWYYLDSKGVMKTGWLTSGSTWYYLSTSGAMHKGWLHLGNTTYYLNEDSGAMLTGWQFIGYQVYYFYPSGAMAVNTTIDGKELGPDGGLIFNDPYIEKLNEIASQYGVYCIPLYDYLNNFYMYFFGNDEETITSVATPKGLATFQKPQKDLAVDVVIALGLQGTADELRADVDKALSEKQDVSTENWYIYYDTESGGFMIIWGELLQEIGNELGNFVGGELQGLGGELPDLDNKLSKLKVKALQLKPSYSK